The following proteins are encoded in a genomic region of Mycolicibacterium confluentis:
- a CDS encoding SDR family NAD(P)-dependent oxidoreductase, with product MFEDLANKTALISGGARGQGASHARELAALGVNVVITDIRDELGAAVAEEIVSAGQKATYLHLDVRSSADWASAVEAAEKQYGSVDILVNNAGVVQCAPVDLLSDEDWDEVIGINLAGVFRGMRAVIPAMRRAGGGAIVNISSVFGVKGTWGYAGYVASKAGVAGITKSAALTYAADNIRVNAIAPSSVDTPMLDEEKVIMAENPYFDFDEWMASQPIPRIAQPQEVTDLLVYLVSDRSRYCTGGIYPIDGGILAG from the coding sequence TTGTTTGAAGACCTCGCCAACAAAACAGCCCTGATCTCCGGCGGCGCCCGCGGGCAGGGCGCGTCCCATGCGCGCGAACTCGCTGCGCTCGGGGTCAACGTCGTGATCACCGACATCCGTGACGAGCTCGGCGCGGCCGTGGCCGAGGAGATCGTGAGCGCAGGCCAGAAGGCGACGTACCTCCACCTCGATGTTCGTTCGAGTGCGGACTGGGCGAGCGCGGTCGAGGCGGCGGAGAAGCAGTACGGTTCCGTGGACATCCTGGTCAACAACGCAGGTGTGGTGCAGTGCGCCCCCGTCGATCTGCTCAGCGACGAGGACTGGGACGAGGTCATCGGCATCAACCTGGCCGGCGTGTTCCGCGGTATGCGGGCGGTCATCCCGGCAATGCGGCGTGCTGGCGGCGGCGCGATCGTCAACATCTCGTCGGTGTTCGGCGTCAAGGGAACCTGGGGTTACGCCGGCTATGTCGCCAGCAAGGCGGGCGTTGCCGGAATCACCAAGTCCGCGGCGCTGACGTACGCCGCGGACAACATTCGTGTCAACGCCATCGCCCCCTCCTCCGTCGACACGCCGATGCTCGACGAAGAGAAGGTGATCATGGCCGAGAATCCGTACTTCGACTTCGACGAATGGATGGCCAGCCAGCCGATCCCACGGATCGCGCAGCCGCAGGAGGTCACCGACCTGCTGGTCTACCTGGTCTCAGACCGCTCCCGTTACTGCACCGGCGGCATCTACCCGATCGACGGCGGGATCCTCGCGGGCTGA
- a CDS encoding histidine phosphatase family protein: MHDQPKPGRRTARTAVLATLTAITLVVLAAIPAGAMTVTFIRHGESEGNVSDYISTTVPGPGLTPTGQEQALAVSDKLQGQGINPLTFDNLYVSTMIRTQQTAAPLADELGKTPVMIGRFNPLDPQSPAGIQEIYAGIFENTSQVSGIGRVVYGLMPLGWALGLRFLRIPGAEDGNEFDARVDAALEQMGEDGDVNNDGQINAAAFSHGLTIMAWTLMNVDNPNLGLFFTHSLKNTDIVVVEKNGEGGWTLKSWAGQEVGEANYLTKMLVNVRDLIVAPQTALYNMRQPVFDLDGKAIAETAAQGVRDVGDATVKFVKDSITDTLDEIRRHFVPQSPAATLTTRSTAPVEDTLTTAREARTSIAKELDAARSEFAAKRAERKAEADAKRTAQRDRIRASVNEIRDNVKQSLTDARDGISRNLDKTANSGSNGGDASARDAA, encoded by the coding sequence ATGCACGACCAGCCGAAACCGGGCCGTCGCACTGCCCGTACAGCCGTATTGGCGACGCTGACGGCGATTACCCTGGTGGTCCTGGCGGCAATCCCGGCAGGTGCCATGACCGTGACGTTCATCAGGCACGGCGAATCAGAGGGCAACGTCTCGGACTACATCAGCACCACCGTTCCGGGCCCGGGACTGACTCCGACGGGCCAGGAGCAGGCTCTAGCCGTGTCGGACAAGCTCCAAGGACAGGGCATCAATCCGCTGACCTTCGACAATCTCTACGTCTCCACCATGATTCGCACCCAGCAGACCGCGGCTCCCCTGGCGGACGAGCTGGGTAAGACCCCCGTCATGATCGGCCGATTCAATCCTCTCGATCCGCAATCACCGGCGGGAATCCAGGAGATCTACGCCGGAATCTTCGAGAACACCTCGCAGGTGAGCGGCATCGGCCGCGTGGTCTACGGTCTCATGCCCCTGGGCTGGGCCCTGGGCCTGCGGTTCCTGCGCATCCCGGGCGCCGAGGACGGCAACGAGTTCGACGCCCGCGTCGACGCCGCACTCGAGCAGATGGGCGAAGACGGCGACGTCAACAACGACGGCCAGATCAACGCCGCGGCCTTCTCCCACGGCCTGACGATCATGGCCTGGACCCTGATGAACGTCGACAATCCCAACCTGGGTCTGTTCTTCACACACTCGCTGAAGAACACCGACATCGTCGTGGTTGAGAAGAACGGCGAAGGTGGCTGGACGCTGAAGAGCTGGGCGGGGCAGGAGGTCGGCGAGGCCAATTACCTGACCAAGATGCTGGTCAACGTGCGGGATCTGATCGTCGCCCCACAGACCGCGCTCTACAACATGCGCCAGCCGGTGTTCGATCTCGACGGCAAGGCAATCGCCGAGACCGCGGCCCAAGGCGTCCGCGACGTCGGCGATGCGACAGTGAAGTTCGTCAAGGATTCGATCACCGACACCCTCGACGAGATCCGCAGGCACTTCGTCCCGCAGTCGCCGGCAGCCACCCTGACCACCAGATCGACTGCGCCCGTGGAGGATACGCTGACCACTGCCAGAGAAGCCCGGACCAGCATCGCCAAGGAGTTGGATGCCGCACGGTCGGAGTTCGCGGCCAAGCGCGCCGAGCGCAAGGCCGAGGCCGACGCGAAGCGGACCGCCCAGCGGGATCGGATTCGCGCCTCGGTCAACGAGATTCGCGACAACGTCAAGCAGTCGCTCACGGACGCGCGCGACGGCATCAGCAGGAACCTCGACAAGACGGCCAACTCCGGCAGCAACGGCGGCGACGCCTCTGCCAGGGACGCCGCCTGA
- a CDS encoding nitroreductase family deazaflavin-dependent oxidoreductase yields the protein MADTPRPLSAKQVERLNAKSTGTAIKWMSRIQTFLFKKTNGKFANKFLRGAEVGILTTIGRKSGEPRDSPLLFLQEGRRIVLVASQGGRATNPMWYLNLQANPNITFQTKSDKLELVARDATDAERDEYWPKLDAMYPDFVNYRSYTDRRIPIVICDPA from the coding sequence ATGGCCGATACACCCCGCCCGCTCAGCGCCAAGCAGGTCGAGCGTCTGAACGCGAAATCCACAGGCACGGCCATCAAATGGATGTCACGCATCCAGACCTTCCTGTTCAAGAAAACCAACGGCAAGTTCGCGAACAAGTTCCTGCGCGGGGCCGAGGTCGGAATCCTCACCACGATCGGACGCAAGTCCGGCGAACCGCGCGACAGTCCACTGCTGTTCCTGCAGGAGGGCCGGCGCATCGTCCTGGTCGCATCCCAGGGTGGCCGGGCCACCAATCCGATGTGGTACCTCAACCTCCAGGCCAACCCCAACATCACGTTCCAGACGAAGAGCGACAAGCTCGAACTTGTGGCCCGCGACGCCACCGACGCCGAACGCGACGAGTACTGGCCCAAGCTGGACGCGATGTACCCCGACTTCGTCAACTACCGGTCCTACACGGACCGCAGGATTCCGATCGTCATCTGCGATCCTGCCTGA
- a CDS encoding steroid 3-ketoacyl-CoA thiolase, with protein MGNPVIVEATRSPIGKRNGWLSGLHATELLGGIQKAVVEKAGIDAGAVEQVIGGCVTQYGEQSNNISRVAWLTAGLPEHVGATTIDCQCGSAQQANHLIAGLIATGAIDIGIACGVEAMSRVGLGANAGPDRSLIRASSWDIDMPNQFEAAERIAARRGITRADLDAFGLASQLKAKQAWAEGRFDREISPLEAPVLDENKQPTSELGTVSRDQGLRDTTLEGLSSLKPVFEGGLHTAGTSSQISDGAAAVLWMDEDKAKALGLKPRARIVAQANVGAETYYHLDGPVQSTAKVLEKAGMKIGDIDLVEINEAFASVVLSWARVHEADMDRVNVNGGAIALGHPVGSTGARLITTALHELERSDKSTALITMCAGGALSTGTIIERI; from the coding sequence ATGGGTAATCCTGTCATCGTCGAAGCCACCCGCAGCCCGATCGGCAAGCGCAACGGCTGGTTGTCGGGCCTGCACGCCACGGAACTGCTGGGCGGGATCCAGAAAGCGGTGGTCGAGAAGGCCGGGATCGACGCCGGCGCTGTCGAACAGGTCATCGGCGGGTGCGTCACCCAGTACGGCGAACAGTCCAACAACATCTCCCGTGTGGCCTGGCTGACGGCGGGTCTCCCGGAGCACGTCGGTGCGACGACGATCGACTGCCAGTGCGGCAGTGCGCAGCAGGCCAATCACCTGATCGCCGGCCTGATCGCCACGGGCGCGATCGACATCGGCATCGCGTGCGGCGTCGAGGCCATGAGCCGGGTCGGCCTGGGCGCGAACGCCGGGCCGGACCGATCGCTGATCCGCGCATCGTCGTGGGACATCGACATGCCCAACCAGTTCGAGGCCGCCGAGCGCATCGCCGCGCGTCGCGGCATCACCCGCGCCGACCTCGACGCCTTTGGGCTCGCGTCCCAGCTCAAGGCCAAGCAGGCGTGGGCCGAGGGCCGCTTCGATCGAGAGATCTCCCCCCTCGAAGCGCCCGTGCTCGACGAGAACAAGCAGCCCACCTCCGAACTCGGCACCGTGAGCCGCGATCAGGGACTGCGGGACACCACCCTCGAGGGACTCTCGTCGCTCAAGCCGGTGTTCGAGGGCGGCCTGCACACCGCGGGCACGTCATCGCAGATCTCTGACGGCGCCGCGGCGGTGCTGTGGATGGACGAAGACAAGGCCAAGGCCTTGGGCTTGAAGCCCCGCGCCCGCATCGTCGCGCAGGCCAACGTCGGCGCCGAGACGTATTACCACCTCGACGGCCCGGTCCAGTCGACGGCCAAGGTGCTCGAGAAGGCCGGCATGAAGATCGGCGACATCGACCTGGTCGAGATCAACGAGGCCTTCGCGTCGGTCGTGCTGTCGTGGGCGCGGGTGCATGAGGCCGACATGGATCGGGTCAACGTCAACGGCGGCGCCATCGCGCTGGGCCACCCGGTCGGTTCGACGGGTGCGCGCCTGATCACCACGGCCCTGCATGAGCTTGAGCGCAGCGATAAGAGCACCGCGCTGATCACGATGTGCGCCGGCGGCGCCCTGTCAACCGGCACCATCATCGAGCGGATCTGA
- a CDS encoding cytochrome P450 — MASPNIPSDFDPLDANLNLERLPVEELAELRKSEPVHWVDVPGGTGGFGDPGYWIVTRHADVKEVSKNSEVFGSSPDGAIPVWPQEMTREAIDLQKAVLLNMDAPQHTRLRKIISRGFTPRAVGRIEDELRARARRIAETALAQGSGDFVEQVASELPLQAIADLLGVPQEDRDKLFRWSNEMTAGEDPEYADIDPAMSSFELITYAMKMAEERAKNPTEDIVTKLIEADIDGEKLSDDEFGFFVIMLAVAGNETTRNSTTHGMIAFMENPDQWELYKKERPTTAADEIVRWATPVSAFQRTALEDTELGGVQIKKGQRVVLSYRSANFDEEVFEDPHTFNILRDPNPHVGFGGTGAHYCIGANLARMTINLIFNAIADVMPDLTPIGDPERLKSGWLNGIKHWQMDYTGKTAAAQ, encoded by the coding sequence ATGGCCAGCCCGAACATCCCCAGCGACTTCGACCCACTCGACGCCAACCTCAACCTTGAGCGCCTGCCGGTCGAGGAACTCGCCGAACTGCGTAAGTCTGAGCCTGTCCACTGGGTCGACGTGCCCGGCGGAACCGGCGGCTTCGGCGACCCGGGCTACTGGATCGTCACCAGGCATGCCGACGTCAAAGAGGTGTCCAAGAACAGCGAGGTCTTCGGCAGCTCGCCCGACGGTGCCATCCCGGTGTGGCCGCAGGAGATGACGCGCGAGGCCATCGACCTGCAGAAGGCCGTGCTGCTGAACATGGACGCCCCGCAGCACACCCGGCTGCGCAAGATCATCTCCCGTGGGTTCACCCCGCGCGCAGTCGGACGCATCGAGGACGAACTGCGGGCCCGCGCCCGCAGGATCGCCGAAACCGCCCTGGCTCAGGGCTCCGGCGACTTCGTCGAGCAGGTCGCCAGCGAACTGCCGCTGCAGGCCATCGCCGACCTGCTCGGGGTGCCGCAGGAGGACCGCGACAAGCTGTTCCGCTGGTCCAACGAGATGACGGCCGGCGAGGATCCCGAGTACGCCGACATCGATCCGGCCATGTCGTCGTTTGAGCTCATCACCTATGCCATGAAGATGGCCGAGGAACGGGCCAAGAACCCGACCGAGGACATCGTCACCAAGCTCATCGAGGCCGACATCGACGGTGAGAAGCTCTCCGACGACGAATTCGGCTTCTTCGTCATCATGCTGGCGGTCGCCGGTAATGAGACGACCCGCAACTCGACCACCCACGGCATGATCGCCTTCATGGAGAACCCGGACCAGTGGGAGCTCTACAAGAAGGAACGGCCGACCACCGCGGCCGACGAGATCGTCCGCTGGGCCACCCCGGTCTCGGCATTCCAGCGCACCGCCCTGGAGGACACTGAACTCGGTGGCGTGCAGATCAAGAAGGGGCAGCGTGTGGTGCTGTCCTACCGGTCGGCCAACTTCGACGAAGAGGTCTTCGAGGACCCGCACACCTTCAACATCCTGCGTGACCCGAATCCGCATGTCGGATTCGGTGGCACGGGCGCGCACTACTGCATCGGCGCCAACCTGGCCCGGATGACGATCAACCTGATCTTCAATGCGATCGCCGACGTGATGCCCGACCTCACGCCGATCGGGGACCCTGAGCGACTGAAGTCCGGCTGGCTCAACGGGATCAAGCACTGGCAGATGGATTACACGGGCAAGACTGCCGCCGCGCAGTAA
- a CDS encoding acyl-CoA dehydrogenase family protein, translated as MDFTPDPAQQAVADVVTSVLGRDNTWEALVDGGVTALGAPERLGGDDVGLPGVATALTEIGRHGTVSPALATLGLGLIPLLDLATEQQQDRYLANVAKGAVLTAALNEPGAPLPDEPATTLSGGRLNGTKIGVPYADKAQWILVTADTGVVVVAGDADGLSITKTPTSNGSDEFVLTFTDVAVPDEDVLAEATPARVNQLALAAVGAFAAGLVAGALRLTADYVATREQFGRPLSTFQTVAAQLSEVYIASRTISLLSTSTVWRLSEGLDAAEDLTILGYWLTSQAAPAMRLCHHLHGGMGMDITYPMDRYFSSIKDLTRLLGGPVHRLDLVGA; from the coding sequence GTGGATTTCACTCCAGACCCGGCGCAGCAGGCAGTCGCCGACGTGGTCACGTCTGTGTTGGGACGTGACAACACGTGGGAGGCCCTCGTCGACGGCGGCGTGACCGCCCTCGGGGCGCCCGAGCGCCTCGGTGGCGACGACGTCGGACTGCCCGGCGTGGCCACGGCGCTGACCGAGATCGGCAGGCACGGAACCGTCAGCCCTGCCCTGGCCACCCTCGGCCTCGGATTGATCCCGCTGTTGGATCTGGCCACCGAGCAGCAGCAGGACCGGTACCTGGCAAACGTCGCCAAGGGTGCCGTGTTGACCGCGGCCCTCAACGAACCGGGTGCCCCGCTGCCGGACGAGCCGGCGACCACCCTGAGCGGTGGACGGCTCAACGGCACCAAAATCGGTGTGCCGTATGCGGATAAAGCCCAATGGATTCTGGTCACCGCCGACACCGGTGTGGTGGTCGTCGCCGGGGATGCCGACGGACTGTCGATCACCAAGACGCCGACGTCCAACGGTTCCGACGAGTTCGTGCTCACCTTCACCGACGTCGCGGTGCCGGACGAGGACGTCCTCGCTGAGGCCACCCCCGCACGCGTCAACCAGTTGGCCCTGGCGGCCGTCGGCGCCTTCGCCGCGGGTCTGGTGGCCGGCGCGCTGCGCCTGACGGCGGACTACGTCGCCACCCGCGAGCAGTTCGGCAGGCCGCTGTCGACATTCCAGACGGTGGCCGCGCAACTGTCCGAGGTGTACATCGCGTCCCGCACGATCTCGCTGTTGTCGACCTCGACGGTGTGGCGGTTGTCCGAAGGACTTGACGCCGCTGAAGATCTGACCATCCTCGGGTACTGGCTCACCTCGCAGGCCGCGCCCGCGATGCGGCTGTGCCACCACCTGCACGGCGGTATGGGCATGGACATCACGTACCCGATGGACCGCTACTTCTCCTCTATCAAGGACCTGACCCGACTGCTGGGCGGCCCCGTTCATCGTCTCGATCTGGTGGGAGCCTGA
- the fadE29 gene encoding acyl-CoA dehydrogenase FadE29 — MFIDLTAEQRALQAELREYFSTLVTPEEAKAMESDRHNEAYRTVIKRMGSDGKLGVGWPKEYGGLGFGPIEQQIFINEANRADIPLPMVTLQTVGPTLQVHGTEEQKKKFLPGILSGEVHFAIGYSEPEAGTDLASLRTTAVRHGDEYIVNGQKMWTTGAHDADYIWLACRTDPSAAKHKGISILIVDTKDPGYSWTPIILSDGAHHTNASYYNDVRVPADMLVGEENGGWRLITTQLNHERVGLGPAGRMAGIYDQVHEWAATPGSNGVTPLDQPDVQRLLGQIKSIWRINELLNWQVAASGETIAVADAAATKVFSTERIQEVGRLAEEIVGGHGNPADPHTAELLEWLDKMTKRNLVITFGGGVNEVMREMIAASGLKVPRVPR, encoded by the coding sequence ATGTTCATCGACCTGACGGCGGAGCAGCGCGCGCTGCAAGCCGAACTGCGGGAGTACTTCTCGACGCTCGTCACGCCCGAAGAGGCCAAGGCGATGGAGTCGGACCGGCACAACGAGGCCTACCGCACCGTCATCAAGCGCATGGGTTCCGACGGCAAGCTCGGTGTCGGGTGGCCCAAGGAGTACGGCGGCCTGGGCTTCGGCCCGATCGAGCAGCAGATCTTCATCAACGAGGCCAACCGCGCCGACATCCCGTTGCCGATGGTCACGCTGCAGACCGTGGGACCCACCCTGCAGGTGCACGGCACGGAGGAGCAGAAGAAGAAGTTCCTGCCCGGAATCCTCTCCGGTGAAGTCCATTTCGCAATCGGGTACTCCGAGCCAGAGGCCGGCACCGACCTGGCTTCCCTGCGCACCACGGCCGTCCGGCACGGTGACGAGTACATCGTCAACGGGCAGAAGATGTGGACCACAGGCGCGCATGACGCGGACTACATCTGGCTGGCCTGCCGCACGGACCCGAGTGCCGCCAAGCACAAGGGCATCTCGATCCTGATCGTGGACACCAAGGATCCCGGCTACTCATGGACTCCGATCATCCTGTCCGACGGTGCCCATCACACGAATGCGTCCTACTACAACGACGTTCGGGTGCCCGCCGACATGCTGGTCGGCGAGGAGAACGGCGGCTGGAGGCTCATCACCACGCAACTCAACCACGAGCGCGTCGGGCTGGGCCCCGCCGGCCGGATGGCCGGCATCTACGACCAGGTGCACGAATGGGCGGCCACGCCAGGCTCGAACGGTGTCACCCCCCTTGACCAGCCGGACGTGCAGCGCCTGCTGGGACAGATCAAGTCCATCTGGCGGATCAACGAACTGCTCAACTGGCAGGTCGCCGCGTCGGGGGAGACCATCGCCGTCGCAGACGCCGCGGCCACGAAAGTCTTCTCCACCGAGCGGATTCAGGAAGTCGGCCGACTCGCGGAGGAGATCGTCGGCGGGCACGGCAACCCGGCTGACCCACACACCGCCGAGCTGCTCGAATGGCTCGACAAGATGACCAAACGCAACCTCGTCATCACCTTCGGTGGCGGAGTCAACGAGGTCATGCGCGAGATGATCGCCGCCTCTGGGCTCAAGGTTCCGAGGGTGCCGCGGTGA
- a CDS encoding bifunctional MaoC family dehydratase N-terminal/OB-fold nucleic acid binding domain-containing protein: MSEDLQAGIERVKADNRSEPRAGRDPVNQPMIHHWVDAIGDRNPIYVDQEAAKAAGHPGIVAPPAMIQVWTMGGLGQGRSEDDPLSQAMKLFDDAGFVGVVATNCEQTYHRYLQPGEELTINAEITDIVGPKQTALGESYFINQLITWTTADDETVAEMNWRIMKFRPQEDKKPSGGQERSDRGINSVPEDLDPDKLMRPSSSRDSQFFWDGVNAHELRIQRRPDGTLQHPPVPAVWQDKDQAIDYVVASGNGTVFSYVVHHAPKVPGRSLPFVIALVELEEGVRMLGELRNVEADKVSIGMPVRATYIDFPDSDVSPAWTLYAWEPKA, translated from the coding sequence GTGAGCGAGGATCTGCAGGCAGGGATCGAACGGGTCAAGGCCGACAACAGGAGTGAGCCGCGCGCCGGTCGAGACCCGGTGAATCAGCCGATGATTCACCACTGGGTCGACGCGATCGGCGACAGGAACCCCATCTACGTCGACCAGGAGGCCGCGAAGGCCGCTGGACATCCGGGCATCGTGGCACCGCCCGCGATGATCCAGGTGTGGACCATGGGCGGCCTCGGTCAGGGCCGCTCGGAGGATGATCCGCTGTCGCAGGCAATGAAGCTCTTCGACGACGCCGGGTTTGTCGGCGTGGTCGCCACCAACTGCGAGCAGACCTACCACCGGTACCTGCAACCGGGCGAAGAGCTCACGATCAACGCCGAGATCACCGACATCGTGGGTCCCAAGCAGACCGCGCTCGGGGAGAGCTATTTCATCAACCAGCTCATCACGTGGACGACGGCCGACGACGAGACCGTCGCCGAGATGAACTGGCGCATCATGAAGTTCAGGCCCCAGGAGGACAAGAAGCCCTCCGGCGGGCAGGAGCGCAGCGACCGGGGAATCAACTCGGTTCCGGAGGATCTCGATCCCGACAAGCTCATGCGCCCCTCGTCGTCGAGGGACTCGCAGTTCTTCTGGGACGGCGTGAACGCCCACGAACTGCGCATCCAGCGTCGCCCAGACGGCACGCTGCAGCACCCGCCGGTTCCTGCCGTCTGGCAGGACAAGGATCAGGCGATCGACTACGTCGTCGCCTCCGGGAACGGCACGGTGTTCAGCTACGTCGTGCACCATGCGCCGAAGGTGCCGGGTCGCAGCCTGCCGTTCGTCATCGCACTCGTCGAACTCGAGGAGGGTGTGCGGATGCTCGGCGAACTGCGCAACGTCGAGGCCGACAAGGTCTCGATCGGAATGCCGGTGCGCGCCACCTACATCGACTTCCCGGACAGTGATGTGAGTCCGGCCTGGACGCTGTACGCATGGGAGCCCAAGGCATGA
- a CDS encoding MaoC family dehydratase, with protein sequence MGAQGMTTIEVGTTLPELAIYGDPTFIVSTAIATRDYQDVHHDRDKAQAKGSKDIFVNILTDTGLVQRYLTDWAGASARIKSIGLRLGVPWYAYDTVTFRGEVTAVDADLVTVKVTGSNSLGDHVIATAALTLGDN encoded by the coding sequence ATGGGAGCCCAAGGCATGACCACGATCGAAGTCGGCACCACACTGCCCGAACTGGCCATTTACGGCGACCCGACGTTCATCGTCTCCACCGCGATCGCCACCCGCGACTACCAGGACGTGCACCACGACCGGGACAAGGCGCAGGCCAAGGGGTCCAAGGACATCTTCGTCAACATCCTCACCGACACCGGCCTGGTGCAGCGCTACCTGACCGACTGGGCGGGCGCGTCGGCGCGGATCAAGTCGATCGGTCTTCGCCTCGGTGTGCCTTGGTACGCCTACGACACCGTGACGTTCCGCGGGGAGGTCACGGCCGTCGACGCTGATCTGGTGACGGTCAAGGTGACCGGCTCGAACAGCCTTGGTGACCATGTCATCGCCACCGCCGCACTGACTTTGGGGGACAACTGA
- a CDS encoding lipid-transfer protein has translation MLSGKAAIAGIGATDFSKNSGRSELRLAAEAVLDALDDAGLKPSDVDGLVTFTMDSNLETAVARSTGIGELKFFSQIGYGGGAAAATVQQAALAVATGVAEVVVAYRAFNERSEFRFGQVMTGLTVNADSRGVEYSWSYPHGLSTPAASVAMIARRYMHEYGATSADFGAVSVADRKHAATNPKAHFYGKPITIEDHQNSRWIAEPLRLLDCCQETDGGVAIVVTTPERAKDLRHRPAIIEAAAQGAGTDQFTMYSYYRDELGLPEMGLVGRQLWQQSGLSPADIQTAVLYDHFTPYTLIQLEELGFCGKGEAKDFIAGGAIEIGGRLPINTHGGQLGEAYIHGMNGIAEGVRQLRGTSVNQVENVEHVLVTAGTGVPTSGLILG, from the coding sequence ATGCTCTCCGGCAAGGCTGCCATCGCCGGTATCGGGGCCACCGACTTCTCGAAGAACTCCGGGCGCAGCGAGTTGCGCCTGGCCGCCGAAGCCGTGCTCGACGCACTCGACGACGCGGGCCTGAAGCCGTCGGACGTCGACGGCCTGGTGACGTTCACGATGGACTCCAACCTGGAGACCGCCGTCGCGCGATCGACCGGCATCGGCGAACTGAAGTTCTTCAGCCAGATCGGTTACGGCGGAGGCGCCGCCGCGGCGACCGTGCAGCAGGCCGCGCTCGCGGTCGCCACCGGCGTGGCGGAGGTCGTCGTCGCCTACCGCGCGTTCAACGAACGCTCGGAGTTCCGCTTCGGCCAGGTGATGACGGGTCTGACGGTCAACGCGGACTCGCGCGGCGTGGAGTACAGCTGGTCGTACCCGCACGGGCTCAGCACGCCGGCGGCGTCGGTCGCGATGATCGCTCGGCGGTACATGCACGAATACGGCGCCACGAGTGCGGATTTCGGCGCGGTGTCGGTGGCGGATCGCAAGCATGCGGCCACCAACCCCAAGGCGCACTTCTACGGCAAGCCGATCACCATCGAGGACCACCAGAACTCGCGCTGGATCGCCGAACCGCTGCGCCTGCTCGACTGCTGCCAGGAGACCGACGGCGGGGTGGCGATCGTTGTCACCACCCCCGAGCGGGCCAAGGACCTCAGGCACCGACCGGCGATCATCGAGGCCGCCGCTCAGGGCGCCGGTACCGACCAGTTCACGATGTACTCCTACTACCGCGACGAACTGGGCCTGCCCGAGATGGGTCTCGTCGGCCGGCAGTTGTGGCAGCAGAGCGGACTTTCGCCTGCCGACATCCAAACTGCCGTCCTCTACGACCATTTCACGCCGTACACGCTGATCCAGCTCGAAGAGCTCGGCTTCTGCGGCAAGGGTGAGGCCAAGGACTTCATCGCCGGCGGTGCCATCGAGATCGGTGGTCGACTGCCGATCAACACCCATGGCGGCCAACTCGGTGAGGCCTACATCCACGGCATGAACGGCATCGCCGAAGGTGTGCGTCAGCTGCGTGGGACGTCGGTGAACCAAGTCGAGAACGTCGAGCATGTCCTTGTCACTGCGGGCACAGGGGTGCCGACGTCGGGTCTGATTCTGGGCTGA
- a CDS encoding MaoC family dehydratase, with translation MPINLDEALGAELDPVEFSWTSSDIQLYHLGLGAGADPLDPRELRYLVDNTPQVLPTFGNVAQSFHMTDPPAVNFPGIDIELSRVLHASEGISAPGPIPPSGTATAVTKFTEIWDKGKAAVIWSETTATAPDGTLLWTQKRSIFARGEGGFGGDRGPSTSDALPDRAPDLELDIVTLPQQALLYRLCGDRNPLHSDPEFASAAGFPKPILHGLCTYGMTCKTLVDAILDGDAAEVASYGARMAGVVFPGETLRVNAWKQDGAYVGAVTAPSRDNAIVLAGVEFTPR, from the coding sequence ATGCCCATCAACCTCGACGAAGCCCTCGGAGCGGAACTCGATCCGGTCGAGTTCTCGTGGACCAGCAGCGACATCCAGCTGTACCACCTGGGCCTGGGTGCAGGCGCCGACCCGCTCGACCCGCGGGAACTGCGCTACCTGGTCGACAACACCCCGCAGGTGCTGCCCACCTTCGGCAATGTCGCGCAGAGTTTCCACATGACCGACCCGCCTGCGGTCAACTTCCCCGGCATCGACATCGAGCTGAGCCGGGTGCTGCACGCCAGCGAGGGCATCTCGGCGCCCGGACCCATCCCGCCGTCGGGCACCGCGACCGCCGTCACGAAGTTCACCGAGATCTGGGATAAGGGCAAGGCGGCCGTCATCTGGTCGGAGACCACCGCGACGGCTCCCGACGGAACGCTGCTGTGGACGCAGAAGCGCTCGATCTTCGCGCGCGGCGAGGGCGGCTTCGGCGGCGACCGCGGACCGTCGACCTCCGATGCGCTGCCCGATCGCGCGCCCGACCTCGAACTCGACATCGTCACCCTTCCGCAGCAGGCGCTGCTGTACCGGCTCTGCGGCGATCGCAACCCGCTGCATTCGGATCCCGAGTTCGCCTCGGCTGCAGGCTTTCCCAAGCCGATCCTGCACGGCCTGTGCACCTACGGGATGACCTGCAAGACGCTGGTGGACGCGATCCTCGACGGCGATGCGGCCGAGGTGGCGTCGTACGGCGCGCGGATGGCCGGCGTCGTGTTCCCGGGCGAGACCCTGCGGGTCAACGCCTGGAAGCAGGACGGGGCCTACGTGGGGGCGGTCACCGCGCCCAGTCGCGACAATGCCATCGTGCTGGCCGGCGTGGAGTTCACGCCGCGCTGA